In one Mycobacteroides chelonae genomic region, the following are encoded:
- the eno gene encoding phosphopyruvate hydratase, producing the protein MPILEQVGAREILDSRGNPTVEVEVALTDGTFARAAVPSGASTGEHEAVELRDGDARYGGKGVTKAVNAVLDEIAPAIIGESADDQRLIDQALLDLDGTPDKSRLGANAILGVSLAVAKAAADSAGLALFRYLGGPNAHILPVPMMNILNGGAHADTGVDVQEFMVAPIGAPSFKESLRWGTEVYHSLKSVLKKQGLSTGLGDEGGFAPDVAGTRAALDLISTAIEATGLKLGSDVALALDVAATEFYSAADGYSFEKEKRTAEQMGAFYAELLDAYPLVSIEDPLSEDDWDGWVALTTAIGDRVQLVGDDLFVTNPERLEEGIERGAANALLVKVNQIGTLTETLDAVTLAHGSGYKTMMSHRSGETEDTTIADLAVAVGSGQIKTGAPARSERVAKYNQLLRIEETLGDAARFAGDLAFPRFSIETSD; encoded by the coding sequence GTGCCGATTCTTGAGCAGGTAGGCGCCCGCGAGATCCTCGATTCACGCGGCAACCCGACCGTCGAGGTCGAGGTCGCCTTGACCGATGGCACGTTCGCACGGGCGGCGGTCCCCTCGGGTGCCTCCACCGGTGAGCATGAGGCCGTTGAGCTGCGCGACGGCGACGCACGTTACGGCGGCAAGGGCGTCACCAAGGCCGTGAACGCCGTGCTCGACGAGATCGCCCCGGCCATCATCGGCGAGAGCGCCGATGACCAGCGCCTGATCGATCAGGCGCTGCTCGATCTGGACGGCACCCCGGACAAGTCGCGCCTCGGCGCCAACGCCATCCTGGGCGTCTCGCTGGCAGTGGCGAAGGCTGCTGCCGACTCGGCCGGGCTGGCGCTGTTCCGGTACCTGGGTGGCCCGAACGCGCACATCCTGCCGGTGCCGATGATGAACATCCTCAACGGTGGCGCGCACGCCGACACCGGGGTCGATGTCCAGGAGTTCATGGTGGCGCCTATCGGTGCGCCCAGCTTCAAGGAATCGCTGCGCTGGGGCACCGAGGTGTACCACTCGCTCAAGTCCGTGCTCAAGAAGCAGGGCCTGTCCACCGGACTGGGTGACGAGGGCGGGTTCGCCCCCGATGTCGCCGGGACGCGGGCCGCGCTGGATCTGATCAGCACCGCGATCGAGGCGACGGGCCTCAAGCTGGGCTCGGATGTGGCGCTGGCGCTCGATGTCGCGGCCACCGAGTTCTACAGCGCCGCAGACGGTTACAGCTTCGAGAAGGAGAAGCGCACCGCCGAGCAGATGGGCGCCTTCTACGCCGAGCTGCTCGACGCCTACCCGCTGGTGTCCATCGAGGACCCGCTGTCCGAGGACGACTGGGACGGATGGGTGGCACTCACCACGGCGATCGGTGACCGGGTGCAGCTGGTCGGCGACGACCTGTTCGTCACCAACCCCGAGCGCCTGGAAGAGGGCATCGAGCGGGGCGCCGCCAATGCTCTGTTGGTCAAGGTGAACCAGATCGGCACCCTCACCGAGACCCTGGACGCGGTGACACTGGCGCACGGCAGCGGCTACAAGACGATGATGAGCCACCGCAGTGGCGAGACCGAGGACACCACCATCGCGGACCTGGCGGTCGCGGTGGGCAGCGGCCAGATCAAGACCGGTGCCCCGGCGCGTAGCGAGCGGGTGGCCAAGTACAACCAGCTGCTGCGTATCGAGGAAACACTTGGGGACGCCGCCCGTTTCGCGGGAGACCTTGCCTTCCCGCGGTTCTCGATCGAGACGTCCGACTAG
- a CDS encoding DUF501 domain-containing protein, producing the protein MISDDDIAAVTRQLGRAPRGMLEVSYRCPNGEPAVVKTAPRLPDGTPFPTLYYLTHPALTAAASRLESGGLMRDMTDRLASDEDLAAAYQRAHESYLAERDAIEPLGTTVTAGGMPDRVKCLHVLIGHSLAVGPGVNPLGDEAIRELLGTMPGVLPEVW; encoded by the coding sequence GTGATCTCCGACGACGATATCGCGGCGGTCACAAGGCAATTGGGTCGCGCACCGCGAGGCATGCTGGAGGTCTCCTACCGTTGTCCCAACGGGGAGCCCGCCGTCGTCAAGACCGCTCCGCGGCTACCCGATGGCACGCCGTTTCCCACCCTCTACTACCTGACGCACCCGGCTCTGACGGCCGCGGCGAGCCGTCTGGAGTCCGGCGGCCTGATGCGCGATATGACCGATCGTCTTGCCTCCGATGAGGATCTGGCCGCCGCGTATCAGCGCGCCCACGAGAGCTACCTCGCCGAGCGTGACGCCATCGAGCCGCTCGGCACCACCGTGACCGCCGGGGGAATGCCCGACAGGGTGAAGTGTCTGCATGTGCTGATCGGGCATTCACTTGCCGTGGGGCCGGGAGTCAATCCCCTGGGGGATGAGGCGATTCGCGAGCTGCTGGGCACCATGCCGGGTGTGCTGCCGGAGGTCTGGTGA
- a CDS encoding Ppx/GppA phosphatase family protein, producing the protein MRVGAVDCGTNSIRLLVSDVDDAGRLTDVHREMRIVRLGQGVDATGEFAPEAIARTRVALGAYTELMSSLGVQRVRMVATSAARDVTNREAFFAMTAELLGSVVPGAVAEVITGTEEAGLSFAGAVGELDSAAGPYVVVDLGGGSTETVIGDADGVRASFSADIGCVRLTERCLHSDPPTADEIEAARDAVRAQLARTFEVVPVQDARTWVGVAGTFTTLAALAHRLDAYDPAAIHLSRVPLERLSEVTSELIAMPRAQRAALGPMHEGRVDVIGGGSIVVQELAREFSARAGITELVVSEHDILDGIAMSLRR; encoded by the coding sequence GTGCGGGTTGGCGCCGTGGATTGCGGTACCAACTCGATCCGTCTGCTGGTCTCGGATGTCGACGACGCCGGACGGCTGACCGATGTGCACCGCGAGATGCGGATTGTGCGGCTGGGACAGGGCGTGGACGCGACGGGGGAGTTCGCACCGGAGGCCATCGCGCGCACTCGGGTGGCGCTCGGGGCGTACACGGAATTGATGAGCTCCCTTGGGGTGCAGCGTGTGCGCATGGTGGCCACCTCGGCAGCGCGTGACGTCACGAACCGCGAGGCATTCTTTGCGATGACCGCTGAGTTGCTCGGATCCGTTGTTCCTGGGGCGGTGGCGGAGGTGATCACGGGCACCGAGGAGGCCGGGCTGTCATTTGCCGGCGCGGTAGGCGAGTTGGATTCGGCGGCGGGACCCTACGTTGTGGTGGATCTCGGCGGAGGATCGACCGAGACGGTGATCGGCGATGCCGATGGGGTGAGGGCCAGCTTCTCGGCCGATATCGGATGCGTACGGCTCACCGAACGGTGCCTGCACTCGGATCCCCCCACCGCCGATGAGATCGAGGCAGCACGCGATGCGGTGCGCGCGCAGCTGGCGCGGACCTTCGAGGTGGTGCCGGTCCAGGATGCGCGAACCTGGGTGGGGGTGGCGGGCACCTTCACCACGCTGGCGGCGCTGGCGCACCGGCTGGACGCCTACGATCCCGCCGCGATTCACCTGTCGCGGGTGCCGCTGGAGCGTTTGTCCGAGGTGACGTCCGAGTTGATCGCGATGCCGCGCGCGCAGCGCGCCGCCCTAGGGCCGATGCATGAGGGACGCGTCGATGTCATCGGTGGTGGATCGATCGTCGTGCAGGAACTGGCGCGCGAGTTTTCTGCCCGCGCCGGCATCACCGAGCTGGTGGTCAGCGAGCACGACATCCTCGATGGCATCGCAATGTCCTTACGCAGGTAA
- the efeO gene encoding iron uptake system protein EfeO — translation MKPSLAYVAAALAMATGTTLAACTPKEPAESGAAGAGQEITVTATDTSCEVSKTEATTGPVTFKVTNNGSKVTEFYVYDKGDRALGEVENIGSGINRKLIVQFTEPGTYQTACKPGMIGDGIRGDFTITGAAVKLDAEGKFKDATDRYRGYVISQVDALSESAGKFVEAVKAKDIASAKAQYPTSRVYYERIEPVAEAFPNDLDPRIDLREADLQPGEKWTGYHRLEKDLWVTGLQPDTDAIADQLLKDIKELSDGVRAKDFDINTTKIAGGAQTLLDEVARTKISGEEEAFSHTDLWDFQANVDGSQNAVATVRPILDERKPELGQAIDKRFKEVDTLLGKYRKGDGFVFYDTVTQDQRIELAHAIDALSKEVSEVQGVIAGR, via the coding sequence ATGAAACCATCACTCGCCTACGTAGCCGCCGCGCTTGCGATGGCCACCGGTACAACCTTGGCGGCCTGCACCCCCAAGGAGCCCGCCGAGAGTGGTGCCGCCGGTGCTGGTCAGGAGATCACCGTGACCGCCACCGACACCAGCTGCGAGGTGTCCAAGACCGAAGCCACCACGGGCCCAGTCACTTTCAAGGTGACCAACAACGGGTCGAAGGTCACCGAGTTCTACGTCTACGACAAGGGCGACCGCGCGCTCGGTGAGGTCGAGAACATCGGCTCGGGCATCAACCGCAAGCTCATCGTGCAGTTCACCGAGCCCGGCACGTATCAAACCGCCTGCAAGCCCGGCATGATCGGTGACGGCATTCGCGGCGACTTCACGATCACCGGGGCCGCGGTGAAGCTCGACGCCGAGGGCAAGTTCAAGGACGCCACGGACCGTTACCGGGGTTACGTGATCAGCCAGGTGGACGCCCTCAGTGAATCCGCCGGCAAGTTCGTCGAGGCGGTCAAGGCCAAGGACATTGCCTCCGCCAAGGCCCAGTACCCGACCAGCCGCGTGTACTACGAGCGGATCGAGCCGGTAGCCGAGGCCTTCCCCAACGACCTGGACCCGCGAATCGACTTGCGCGAAGCCGACCTTCAGCCCGGCGAGAAGTGGACCGGCTACCACCGCCTGGAGAAGGACCTGTGGGTGACCGGCCTGCAGCCCGATACCGACGCCATCGCCGATCAGCTGCTCAAGGACATCAAGGAGCTCTCGGACGGCGTGCGCGCCAAGGACTTCGACATCAACACCACCAAGATCGCCGGCGGAGCGCAGACGCTGCTCGACGAGGTGGCCAGGACGAAGATCTCCGGCGAGGAAGAGGCCTTCAGCCACACCGATCTGTGGGACTTCCAGGCCAACGTGGACGGCTCGCAGAACGCGGTCGCTACCGTGCGCCCCATCCTCGATGAGCGCAAACCCGAACTAGGACAGGCGATCGACAAGCGGTTCAAGGAAGTCGATACCCTGCTGGGCAAGTACCGCAAGGGTGACGGATTCGTCTTCTACGACACGGTGACCCAGGATCAGCGCATCGAGCTGGCACATGCCATCGACGCGTTGTCCAAGGAGGTCAGCGAGGTGCAGGGTGTCATCGCCGGACGGTAA
- the efeU gene encoding iron uptake transporter permease EfeU produces the protein MRSIGVLADGPTHFSQYFSSGLIGLREGLECGIVVMILVAFLVKSNRRDALRWVWLGVAGAIAMTLLVFLTIHFGSNTISDLGAEAIAGVASLVAVAIVTTMVLWMRTAAASIAGELRQGMAQALEAGSLAVLTVAFLSVGREGVETALFMVGYAKAETAWPLAGLVTGVAAAAALSYGMYRGAVKINLSKFFKYTGAFLVVVAAGILSYGIGALQTVGWLPGLSHKAFDITGWFDWSAWYGELLRGIFNVTPTPTVLQLAGWITYLVIVLGLFLRPVATQPKAPTTDTTEAQPERTAG, from the coding sequence ATGCGCAGTATCGGCGTCCTAGCCGACGGGCCGACTCACTTCTCGCAATACTTCAGCAGCGGCCTCATCGGACTGCGCGAGGGCCTCGAATGCGGGATCGTCGTGATGATCCTGGTGGCGTTCCTGGTCAAGTCGAACCGACGCGACGCGCTGCGCTGGGTGTGGCTAGGTGTCGCCGGTGCCATCGCGATGACCCTGCTCGTCTTCCTGACGATCCACTTCGGCAGTAACACCATCAGCGACCTGGGCGCCGAAGCGATCGCCGGGGTGGCCTCGCTGGTCGCGGTGGCCATCGTGACCACCATGGTGCTGTGGATGCGCACCGCCGCCGCCAGCATCGCCGGCGAGCTGCGCCAGGGCATGGCCCAGGCACTGGAAGCCGGCTCGCTGGCGGTCCTGACCGTGGCGTTCCTGTCCGTCGGGCGTGAGGGCGTCGAGACGGCCCTGTTCATGGTCGGGTACGCCAAGGCCGAAACCGCCTGGCCCCTGGCCGGACTCGTCACCGGCGTCGCGGCCGCGGCCGCGCTGTCCTATGGCATGTACCGCGGCGCGGTCAAGATCAACTTGAGCAAGTTCTTCAAATACACCGGCGCCTTCCTGGTCGTGGTGGCCGCCGGCATCCTGTCCTATGGCATCGGCGCCCTCCAGACCGTCGGATGGCTGCCCGGACTGTCGCACAAGGCCTTTGACATCACCGGCTGGTTCGACTGGAGCGCCTGGTACGGCGAGCTGCTGCGCGGCATCTTCAACGTGACACCGACCCCGACGGTGCTGCAACTGGCGGGCTGGATCACCTACCTGGTGATCGTGCTCGGCCTCTTCCTACGTCCTGTGGCCACTCAGCCCAAGGCGCCCACCACCGACACCACAGAAGCCCAACCCGAGAGGACCGCTGGATGA
- the efeB gene encoding iron uptake transporter deferrochelatase/peroxidase subunit, whose translation MSSPDGNGFNRRKLLGAAGVTAAVAGAAGAGVLGGRASAASVGPDNVKVPFRGEHQAGITTPAQDRMHFCAFDVMPNATRGEVQAMLRQWTEMAERMSQGEETTPGGAIDGNPYAPPTDTGEALDLAASALTLTIGFGPSFFRKDGVDRFGIADKLPAPLQELPKFRNEKLDPARCGGDICIQACADDPQVAVHAIRNLARVGFGTVAVKWSQLGFGRTSSTSRSQVTPRNLFGFKDGTRNIKAEDTGKVNTSVWVAKGDNPEWMTGGTYLVARRIRMLIESWDRTVLNEQERVIGRSKGSGAPIGQSDEFAAIDFTGKKSDGEPLLDVDAHVRLASAEELGGIEILRRGYNFTDGSDGFGHLDAGLFFIAFVRNPQSQFIPMQRKLATEDALNEYILHTGSAIFACPPGLGPKEYWGQALFG comes from the coding sequence GTGTCATCGCCGGACGGTAACGGGTTCAACCGCCGCAAGCTGCTGGGCGCGGCGGGGGTTACCGCCGCCGTGGCCGGCGCTGCGGGAGCGGGAGTGCTGGGCGGCCGCGCAAGCGCGGCAAGCGTCGGACCGGACAACGTCAAAGTCCCGTTCCGCGGCGAGCATCAGGCCGGGATCACCACCCCGGCGCAGGACCGGATGCATTTTTGCGCCTTCGACGTGATGCCCAACGCCACCCGCGGCGAGGTGCAGGCCATGCTGCGTCAGTGGACCGAGATGGCCGAGCGGATGTCCCAGGGTGAGGAGACCACGCCGGGCGGTGCGATCGACGGCAATCCCTATGCCCCGCCGACCGATACAGGCGAGGCATTGGACCTGGCCGCGTCCGCACTGACCCTGACGATCGGCTTCGGCCCTTCGTTCTTCCGTAAGGACGGGGTGGACCGGTTCGGCATCGCCGACAAGCTACCGGCGCCACTGCAGGAACTGCCGAAGTTCCGCAACGAGAAGCTGGACCCTGCTCGCTGCGGCGGCGACATCTGCATTCAGGCCTGCGCCGACGACCCGCAAGTCGCGGTGCATGCCATTCGCAACCTGGCCCGGGTGGGCTTCGGAACCGTCGCGGTCAAGTGGTCGCAGCTGGGATTCGGCCGCACCTCCTCGACCAGCCGGTCGCAGGTGACGCCGCGAAACCTGTTCGGTTTCAAGGACGGCACCCGCAACATCAAGGCCGAAGACACCGGGAAGGTCAACACCAGCGTCTGGGTGGCCAAGGGCGACAACCCCGAATGGATGACCGGCGGCACCTACCTGGTGGCGCGGCGCATCCGGATGCTGATCGAGAGCTGGGACCGTACCGTACTCAACGAGCAGGAACGAGTCATCGGGCGCTCCAAGGGATCGGGTGCGCCGATCGGCCAGAGCGACGAGTTCGCGGCCATCGACTTCACCGGCAAGAAATCCGACGGGGAACCGCTGCTGGATGTGGACGCGCACGTGCGACTGGCCTCCGCCGAAGAACTGGGCGGTATCGAGATCCTGCGCCGCGGTTACAACTTCACCGATGGGTCGGACGGGTTCGGGCATTTGGACGCGGGGCTGTTCTTCATCGCCTTCGTGCGCAATCCGCAATCGCAGTTCATCCCGATGCAGCGCAAGCTGGCCACCGAGGACGCCCTCAACGAATACATCCTGCACACCGGTTCGGCGATCTTCGCCTGTCCACCGGGCCTGGGCCCCAAGGAGTACTGGGGCCAGGCGCTCTTCGGCTAG
- the efeB gene encoding iron uptake transporter deferrochelatase/peroxidase subunit translates to MDVNRRNFLRGAAIGAAGTAVTGAVLAHGAEVDANAAAVAAPPNRYPFHGAKQSGILTPVPAEKQNFACHVAFDVTSKNRDALAGAFKKLTERARFLCTGGTPPELGVGQPPADSEVVGPVVEADGLTVTVAVGSSLFDSRFGLTDRKPAKLKPMTVFPNDFPDAAWTHGDLLVQLCAHNPDTVHHALRDITRAVRGDLQMRWRIEGYNSPPRPSGTGRNLLGFKDGTANPVSNDAEKLIWVGDGEPAWTADGTYMVVRLIRMLVEFWDRVSINEQERMFGRRRDSGAPLDGNNEFDNPNYTTDPEGQTIPLDAHIRLANPRTAETDNQRLVRRSYNYDLGVEPNGNMQSGHVFVCFQQDLERQFETVQNRLNDEPLVDYVQPFGGGYFFALPGVADENDWYGRTLLS, encoded by the coding sequence ATGGATGTCAACCGCAGGAACTTCCTTCGCGGCGCGGCCATCGGGGCCGCAGGCACGGCCGTCACGGGTGCGGTGCTGGCGCACGGTGCCGAGGTCGACGCGAACGCGGCGGCAGTGGCCGCGCCCCCGAATCGGTACCCATTCCACGGGGCCAAGCAGTCGGGAATCCTCACCCCGGTGCCCGCAGAGAAGCAGAACTTCGCCTGCCACGTGGCATTCGATGTGACATCGAAGAACAGGGATGCGCTGGCTGGGGCCTTCAAGAAGTTGACCGAGCGGGCGCGGTTCCTTTGTACCGGCGGCACCCCGCCCGAGCTGGGGGTGGGGCAACCGCCGGCGGATAGCGAGGTGGTTGGGCCCGTGGTCGAGGCCGACGGCCTCACCGTCACAGTGGCAGTCGGGTCCAGCCTGTTCGATAGCCGATTCGGGCTGACCGACCGCAAGCCCGCCAAGCTCAAACCAATGACGGTATTTCCCAACGACTTTCCCGATGCGGCCTGGACACACGGTGATCTGCTGGTTCAGCTGTGCGCCCACAATCCGGATACCGTGCATCACGCACTGCGCGATATCACCCGCGCGGTGCGGGGCGATCTGCAGATGCGCTGGCGGATTGAGGGGTACAACTCGCCCCCACGCCCGTCCGGAACGGGCCGAAACCTCTTGGGGTTCAAGGATGGCACTGCCAACCCGGTGTCCAACGATGCCGAAAAGCTGATCTGGGTCGGCGATGGCGAACCCGCCTGGACCGCAGATGGCACCTACATGGTGGTACGCCTCATCCGGATGCTCGTCGAGTTCTGGGATCGGGTTTCCATCAATGAGCAGGAGCGGATGTTCGGTCGACGTCGCGACAGCGGCGCACCGTTGGACGGGAACAACGAGTTCGATAACCCCAACTACACGACTGATCCCGAAGGCCAGACCATTCCGCTGGATGCGCATATCCGGCTGGCCAACCCGCGCACCGCGGAAACTGACAACCAGCGGCTGGTCCGGCGTTCCTACAACTACGACCTGGGCGTGGAACCGAACGGGAACATGCAGTCGGGACATGTCTTCGTCTGTTTCCAGCAGGACCTCGAGCGCCAGTTCGAAACCGTGCAGAACCGGTTGAACGACGAGCCGCTCGTGGACTATGTGCAGCCGTTCGGGGGCGGATACTTCTTCGCGCTGCCGGGCGTCGCCGACGAGAACGACTGGTACGGCAGGACCTTGCTCAGCTAG
- the efeU gene encoding iron uptake transporter permease EfeU has product MVLSDAVPNLLIGLREGLEAGLVVSILLAAVHRSPLAANGRRATAPVWRGVLGALSVSASFAAVLTSTTSSLGATGQDVVGGVLSILAVGLVTAMIFWMSRTAASLSGELSGKVEHALTLGAGALALTAFLAVAREGLETTLFFWTAAKAAGETTGPVIGGALGLAIAVTLCWLLYRRAVKLNLKVFFTRTAVVLIVIAAGILAYGIGDLQTAGWLPGRTWYAFDLSQRISADSWWVTIVTGITQLTPRMTVLQAVAWAGYLILVIPPFLRVSRENHSPTGPSDPDEEPSAFARVIGQRPFAVAATIVVVPVLVAAAVIAILPSANRDADTQVTVTASGCADDWTSAGTGLQTFSVVNKSGKTGEINLVDGNNGVVAEIETLGPSTSATLTATLSDGTYKFACLMAGEPARYSASQQVRGKADPGAPQPVVRVTEDDLKPPMQAYQRYADNLLAVLGTQARALRADLAAGNIEAAKKDWLPAILTWNRIGAAYGSFKDYGDAIAGLPHGLPDGVHDPDFKGLRRLEYGLWHGQPAPVLVPVADELVSTIDKLRANLADVMTEPADQTKRPHEILEDTLRFQLMGYTNQGAGTEYAEAAAAVEATRAVLGQFSVLINPRAPKLLAESNSQLDILDAALKATQQGGQWRPLEQVPLAGRQAVDAALGQVLETLASVPLLIELPPSR; this is encoded by the coding sequence GTGGTGTTATCGGATGCGGTCCCCAATCTGTTGATTGGCCTGAGAGAGGGTCTCGAAGCAGGACTTGTGGTGAGCATCCTGCTTGCCGCTGTCCATCGTTCACCGCTGGCGGCCAACGGGCGCCGGGCCACGGCGCCGGTGTGGCGGGGCGTGCTCGGGGCGCTCTCGGTATCGGCCAGCTTCGCGGCGGTACTCACCTCCACGACCAGCTCGCTGGGCGCTACCGGCCAGGACGTGGTGGGCGGCGTGCTCAGCATCCTGGCCGTCGGGTTGGTCACCGCGATGATCTTCTGGATGTCGCGCACCGCCGCCAGCCTCTCCGGTGAGCTGTCCGGGAAGGTGGAGCACGCGCTCACCCTCGGTGCGGGCGCGCTGGCCCTGACGGCGTTCTTGGCGGTCGCCCGCGAGGGATTAGAGACCACGCTGTTCTTCTGGACCGCGGCCAAGGCGGCGGGGGAGACCACCGGACCGGTGATCGGTGGCGCCCTCGGGCTGGCGATCGCGGTGACGTTGTGCTGGCTGCTGTATCGCCGCGCGGTGAAGCTCAATCTCAAAGTGTTCTTCACCCGTACGGCGGTCGTGCTCATTGTGATCGCCGCCGGAATTCTGGCGTACGGCATCGGGGATCTACAGACCGCGGGCTGGTTGCCCGGGCGGACCTGGTACGCCTTCGATCTGAGTCAGCGCATCTCCGCGGACTCCTGGTGGGTCACCATCGTCACCGGCATCACCCAGCTCACCCCGCGGATGACCGTGCTGCAGGCGGTGGCCTGGGCTGGATACCTGATACTGGTGATACCCCCGTTCTTGCGGGTATCACGTGAAAATCATTCGCCCACTGGCCCATCCGATCCCGACGAGGAACCCTCGGCCTTCGCGCGCGTGATCGGCCAGCGCCCCTTCGCGGTTGCCGCGACCATCGTGGTGGTGCCGGTGCTCGTGGCAGCCGCGGTGATTGCGATTCTGCCGTCCGCCAACCGTGATGCCGATACGCAGGTCACCGTGACGGCCAGCGGTTGCGCCGACGACTGGACGTCCGCGGGTACCGGCCTGCAGACGTTCTCTGTCGTCAACAAGTCGGGCAAGACCGGTGAGATCAACCTCGTGGACGGCAACAACGGTGTGGTCGCCGAGATCGAGACCCTCGGCCCGTCCACCAGCGCCACGCTCACCGCGACGCTCTCGGACGGGACGTACAAGTTCGCGTGCCTGATGGCCGGAGAGCCCGCCAGATACTCCGCATCTCAACAAGTCCGGGGCAAGGCCGACCCCGGGGCGCCGCAGCCGGTGGTCAGGGTGACCGAGGACGATCTCAAGCCGCCGATGCAGGCCTACCAGCGTTACGCCGACAATCTCCTGGCGGTGCTGGGTACCCAAGCGCGCGCACTTCGTGCTGACCTTGCCGCGGGCAATATCGAAGCGGCGAAGAAGGATTGGCTGCCGGCGATTCTGACCTGGAATCGAATCGGTGCGGCGTACGGCAGTTTCAAGGACTACGGGGACGCCATCGCCGGGTTGCCGCATGGGCTCCCCGACGGAGTGCACGATCCCGATTTCAAGGGCTTACGCCGCCTGGAGTACGGGTTGTGGCACGGGCAACCCGCGCCGGTGCTGGTGCCGGTGGCAGACGAATTGGTCTCGACCATCGACAAGCTGCGTGCCAACTTGGCGGACGTGATGACCGAGCCGGCCGACCAGACGAAACGCCCACACGAAATCCTCGAGGACACCTTGCGATTCCAGCTCATGGGCTACACGAACCAGGGGGCGGGAACCGAGTACGCGGAGGCAGCGGCGGCGGTCGAAGCCACCCGCGCGGTGCTGGGCCAGTTCTCGGTGCTGATCAATCCCCGTGCGCCGAAGTTATTGGCAGAGAGTAACTCCCAGCTCGATATCCTTGACGCCGCACTCAAGGCGACGCAGCAGGGTGGACAGTGGCGTCCGCTCGAGCAGGTGCCGCTGGCCGGCCGCCAGGCGGTGGATGCCGCGCTGGGGCAGGTGCTCGAGACGCTCGCCTCGGTGCCGCTGCTCATCGAACTTCCGCCGAGCCGATGA
- a CDS encoding FtsB family cell division protein, with product MQKVVRGPARSGPTAPAKAAKTGGATDAVAASIERSAERQSEQRLGSTARRAAVLAAVVCALTLTVAGPVRTYFSQQAERSQLAAAEAQLRDQIAGLEDKKRRLADPAYIAAQARERLGFVMPGEVPFQVQLPNTPVDAKPQSQGPVDNGNPWYTNLWHNIADSPTAIPTAPAPIP from the coding sequence GTGCAGAAGGTCGTCCGCGGCCCCGCCCGCAGCGGTCCGACGGCTCCTGCCAAGGCGGCCAAGACGGGCGGGGCTACCGACGCGGTGGCCGCGTCGATCGAACGCAGTGCCGAGCGTCAGTCCGAGCAGCGCCTGGGGTCCACCGCACGCCGGGCCGCCGTTCTTGCCGCCGTGGTGTGTGCGCTGACCCTGACGGTGGCCGGTCCGGTTCGCACCTACTTCTCGCAACAGGCAGAACGGAGTCAGCTGGCGGCCGCGGAAGCTCAGCTGCGCGACCAGATTGCCGGGCTCGAGGACAAGAAGCGTCGGCTGGCGGATCCGGCCTATATCGCCGCCCAGGCACGCGAGCGGCTGGGGTTCGTGATGCCGGGTGAGGTGCCGTTCCAGGTGCAGCTGCCGAACACTCCCGTCGATGCCAAGCCGCAGAGCCAGGGGCCGGTGGACAACGGCAACCCGTGGTACACCAACCTGTGGCACAACATCGCCGACTCGCCCACGGCCATACCGACCGCCCCGGCGCCGATCCCGTGA
- a CDS encoding lytic transglycosylase domain-containing protein, which yields MSSLAVRSLSARLVRIVLVVSISTFLLAAGCSWQLGGRTPLPQGVPPPAGDPVPEIETLPAQIHGRPADQLRDWSTPRAQKTGIPVIALEAYAYAAKVAERENPRCKIAWTTLAGIGTVESHNGTYHGAELHPNGDALPPIRGVRLDGSNGNLRLPDTDKGVLDGDANQDRAMGPMQFIPETWRIYGVRAAGEGDPSPDNIDDAALSAAGYLCSRGGDLSTTEGWIKALWAYNMSDVYAEQVRDWATAYAKGGSL from the coding sequence GTGTCGTCCCTCGCCGTGCGCTCCCTGTCGGCGCGCTTAGTGCGGATCGTGCTCGTGGTCTCCATTTCGACGTTTCTGCTGGCAGCGGGCTGTTCCTGGCAGTTGGGTGGGCGTACGCCGCTACCGCAGGGAGTGCCGCCGCCCGCCGGGGATCCGGTGCCCGAGATCGAGACGCTGCCCGCGCAGATCCATGGCCGTCCCGCCGACCAGCTCCGTGACTGGTCCACCCCACGTGCCCAGAAGACGGGAATTCCCGTCATCGCCCTGGAGGCGTACGCGTACGCGGCCAAGGTTGCCGAGCGCGAGAACCCGCGGTGCAAGATCGCGTGGACGACGCTGGCCGGAATTGGCACCGTTGAGAGCCACAACGGCACCTACCACGGTGCCGAACTGCACCCCAACGGCGACGCACTGCCGCCGATCCGCGGGGTTCGCCTGGATGGATCCAATGGAAACCTGCGGCTTCCGGACACGGACAAGGGTGTGCTGGACGGTGACGCGAACCAGGACCGGGCGATGGGACCCATGCAGTTCATTCCCGAGACCTGGCGCATCTACGGTGTCCGCGCCGCAGGTGAGGGCGACCCCAGCCCCGACAACATCGATGATGCGGCGCTGTCGGCGGCGGGATACCTGTGCTCGCGCGGTGGCGACCTGAGCACCACCGAGGGCTGGATCAAGGCGCTGTGGGCGTACAACATGTCGGACGTGTACGCCGAGCAGGTACGGGATTGGGCCACGGCCTACGCCAAGGGCGGGTCGCTCTAG